The following DNA comes from Terriglobia bacterium.
GATGAGTGAACGAACCTCGGGTGTCTTGAAAATCTCCTGCAGCGTCATGTCCGCATTGCCGCGATGTTTCATCACGAACGCGCATGGGAACTGGACCGTGCCGTCCGGTTTGAGGTTGATCAGATGAGAGGCGGAGCGACAGGCGAACTTTCTGCTGAATCCGCCGTCGCGGTAGAATTTGTAATAGTAAGAATAATAGCGAACCGACTTGTGCTCCCGCTTCAATTGGTGCAGGAACATTTCCACTTTCCGGATCTCATCGGGAGTCATTTCGCCATCGCCTTCCATCAACCCATAGCGCATGACGTTGTGGACGGCCTCCGTGTGGAGGTGAATTCCACGATCATCCGCAAAGGTGGCCAGGGCCGGAAGGTCGTCGAGATTTTCCAAATTCACCGCCGCGTTCAATTGGATGTCTCGGGGACGGTGATGGGCAATCAGAAAGTCGAGTTGTTCAATGATGTTCTCGAGCGAGTCCAGACCGCGGCGCTTGGCAAATTTCTTCGCGTCCAGAGTGTCGATGGACACCTCCAGAAGGTCCAGCCGCTGAAGCGCTGAGGCGTATTTCTTCAGCGCCAACCCGTTCGTGGGCATCGAAACGAACAATCCCCTATCGGCTCCGTAGACAATATAGTCCGCGGTATTGGGGTTGAGCAGCGGCTCCCCACCCGAAAAACTCAATGCGAAGATACCCAGGTCGATGGCCTCATCGATGCGACGAAAGGCTTGTTCCTTCGTCATGACCTTTTCGTTGCGGTCGTTCGACCACACGGTGCAATACTCGCACGCCATATTGCAGTGCAAGGTCGTCTCAAACATCATCATGAATGGCCGTTGGAAGCCATGAACTAATTGCTTCAGGCCGTTTCTAACCATCAACCCTGGTTTCATGGACCGTCCTGACCAAAATATGAAAAAAGTGCCGTTTTCGAAAAACGTTATTCTACACCCTCACGTAGAACCCGTGGATGTATTTTTGAGCAGGAGGAGTGATTTTCACTGGGCTGGAATCTCCAGAGCGGGCTGTGTTCAATCTCAAATGGCCATCTTAAAATACGGATGTGAGATCAATATTCGAGATCAACGGGCAGTGGCGAGAGAGGACCACGACCATCTACGGAAGGAATTTCCGTCGGGGAGGATGCCAGAACGTTGTTTGGTGCAGGAGGTGGGAATTGAACCCTCAAGGATCACAGATTCGCCAGATATTGAGTCTAAAATTTGCCCTCTGCACGCTCGCGCACCAAAACGCATAACGCTGAAATCCCCAATATTTACAAGTGCATCCGCGAGCTGCTCTGATGCGCTGGCACGCAGGGTAGCACACGGAAATACAAAACCAACTAAGACCAAAACTGACACCAATCTAGCACTACTATTTCGAGAGGATAAAGAGGGGATATTTTAAGGAGCCTTGCTTGTCAAAATCATCTGTTTTCCACCCTCCAAACAGCGCGGAAAGCCGCGAAGCTCCATCGCTTGCGCCGGCCTTGTCAGCTTGATCCGATTGTTCGGCGGCCGTGCTCCGCACCGAGGATGTGACTCGGCCCTTGCGGGGCTCGTCACTTCTTTGTCTTGGTTGCTTGATCCAGAGCCTCTCTTGCTGCGTAGCGCACCTTCTCAGACGGATCTCGCTCTGCAAGCGCAGCCAATCTCCCGGCAGCCTGTGTTCGGCGTTTCTGCTGTTTCCGCTCGGCCGTCGCGAGTCTTGCCTTCCGGCGATTCAACTCCGCAAGCTTCGCGTGCAGCGCAGGATTTCGTCCGCCAGCGCTGATCACGCCAAATGCATTCCCCAGTGCGCCGACCATGGGGTTCGCGTTCTCGAACGCATCCACCTCGCGCTTCAAACGATCGACCCCGGGTGAGGTGTACATCAAATCGCGAACCAGTTCTTCAACGGATTGCCTTCTTGTGAATGGCCACATGCGCTCCTCCTTGTGAGAGCCCGCCATATCGGGCCGCTTCCTCAGGTCTGCATAACGGATAGCGCGTCAACCCTCCCGGTGCGCTCTCGCACTTTGCGCCGACCGGGTCCACGCGCGGGTTAGGGGCCTCCAGTCTTGTTTGACTTATCTGGAAGCTGGGCGCTGTGCCAAACCGCAACAATCCAAACCGTGCTCCTCACCGTACGATAAAAGAAACGATAGGGTGACACAATAACCTCCCGTTGTGGCAAATCAGGGAACTCGGGAATGACTCTACCGGAATGGGGGAACTTCACCAGCCGCCTCAGGAGAGTCTCCGCCCGGCGGCGAAAACGCCGCGCGGCGGATGGACTGTCCCGGCGTATGAACTCGAGCGCCGCAAGAAACTGGGCCCGGGCTGTCGGTGTGAAAAAAACCTTCACCGGTCAATCTTCCTGGAGGAGCGCGTCGGCCTCCG
Coding sequences within:
- a CDS encoding type II toxin-antitoxin system RelE/ParE family toxin codes for the protein MKVFFTPTARAQFLAALEFIRRDSPSAARRFRRRAETLLRRLVKFPHSGRVIPEFPDLPQREVIVSPYRFFYRTVRSTVWIVAVWHSAQLPDKSNKTGGP
- a CDS encoding radical SAM protein, whose amino-acid sequence is MKPGLMVRNGLKQLVHGFQRPFMMMFETTLHCNMACEYCTVWSNDRNEKVMTKEQAFRRIDEAIDLGIFALSFSGGEPLLNPNTADYIVYGADRGLFVSMPTNGLALKKYASALQRLDLLEVSIDTLDAKKFAKRRGLDSLENIIEQLDFLIAHHRPRDIQLNAAVNLENLDDLPALATFADDRGIHLHTEAVHNVMRYGLMEGDGEMTPDEIRKVEMFLHQLKREHKSVRYYSYYYKFYRDGGFSRKFACRSASHLINLKPDGTVQFPCAFVMKHRGNADMTLQEIFKTPEVRSLIDQETRGMWDFCKGCKIGCPFEVSLYTHPLLAIQGTSDFWVDR